From the genome of Mucilaginibacter paludis DSM 18603:
TTCATTTTGCTTAGTGCCTTGGCAACATCCCATGCGGGGTTCATGATGTCGGCGCTCCAATCGTAAAGATCATCAAGCGGTTGTTCTATCAATTCCGCTATGCAAGTATAAAAGTTAAGCTCGCCATCATCAAACTGCAGGCTTAGGCGTGCCGGGCTGTCTTTATGTTCATTAATACGGTAGGAGCCAAACAGCATCAAGTGAATACGGATACTAAATTGGTCGAAACAAATAAAAAAGTTTTTACCCCAGCTTTTAAAGTCGGTAATGGTTTGCCCTGCAAGTTTGCCGGTGTCCAGTTTTGTGCTGTTCCCGGCGGCTTTCTCAACAGTTTTGCCTTTAAATGGTTGAACTAACTCCTTTAAGATAACAATGGAAGGTCCTTCGGGCATGATATATGTTTAACAAGCCTTAGTTCAAACTTCATTCCATTCCGGGGGCGAAATTTAGTTTTAGTTTGTGAGGCAAGCATCTCACACTGCCTCACCAAAATATCTTTTACAAGACCATATCGCACGTCCTTCGACTACTGAGCCTGGCGAAGTTTCAGGAAGATCGCTTTCACGCACAAAAAAGGGTGTCATGCTGAGTGGCCTACCGCGCGAGCCCTGAAAAAACAGAGATGACGTTTGAACCCGGTAGATTTTTTGGTCCAGAGGCAAAAGCGGGCAAAGGCCCCGACTGCACGCCGGGCCGGGAGTTGGTCTCGCGGGCGGAAGGATCGGGCAGTCTTGATTTTTTTGGTTACTTTTTGTATCAAGACAAAACTGCGTTAGCAATCATTCACACCAAAAACAAACAACAGTGAATAAAGTAATAAGCCCTTCACGCGGCGATTGAGCGTGCCGATGTCGTAAATTAAGAATACTGATTTTCGGATCAAAACCAGACGCTCTGATAATCAATGATTTAAGTAGACGTCATTATAAGCCTGTCGAAACACGGTGTGGCGGCCTCTACAAGCGGTATCCTGCTGCCATTTACCCTTAACAGACCGCTCATTTTAAAATACCGGCAAAGGCGCCAAGCCGAAAAGCCAATCAGCTATTCTATGGCATGATATTGAAAGATGACGTTCGCCCGCATTATCAAGCACAACAGAAACCAGTTGCAAACATCAATCCATCGCAATACTAAAACTTCACACCGGTAATATGCGCCAAATGATGCTTGCCATGCCAGGCATACATACCCAGAATTTTTCTTAACGGCGCGGTTTCACCACTTGCGGGATGATAAAAGGTTTTATTCCATTGGTCCTCATCCATACCCTCCAATATGGCAGCCCAGCGCAGGTGCAGGCCTTCCAGCATCCTCAGGGCCGGCTCTACCGGCAACCGGTAGTCTGCCAATAGCGCCCAGTCGGCCTCTTCGTATGGCTTTATTGTGGGGTTATCCTCGGTAAGGGCCAGCTTAAAACGGATCAGCGCGTTGGCATGGCTGTCGGCCACATGGTGTACCACCTGGCGTATGGTCCATCCGCCGGTGCGGTAAGGGGTATCCAATTGGGGTTCGGTCAGGGTCATCACAGCTTTATGTAACCTCCCCGGAAGGGTCTTAATGTCGTCTATCCAGGCCTGCATTTCCTGTTGGGTATAGGAGGATGGAGCCGTGAATTTGCCTATCGGATATTTGGCCGGGTCAAGTGCGGTGCTCATATAGGTAAAACTTAGTTGGTTTTAAAAGTTTAAGATAGGATATTTTTTTAAAAAAAGTGATGTGAGCCAGGATATTTTAGTCTGCACATCAGCCCATACGATGCTGACGGCAACGAAATTTAACTATAGATTTTGTCCGGACCAGCCCACTCAAAATAATGCTTAACATGCAGGTAATAAATAATATAAAATATCTTTGGGCAGAATTTTTAATCGCTGGTAAAAGCTTTGCTTTAATTTAGCGTTCTGTAGTTGTTTTAAATCTGAGGCATGATCAAAAAGTTATTACTTATTATTTTAATTTGCGGCATAGCACCCGTTTACGGGCAAACCATTAAAACCGATGTGGTAGTAATTGGCGGCGGGGCAAGCGGCGTTGCCGCAGCTATACAAGCGGCACGGAGCAAGGTTAAAACCCTGCTTATAGAGCCCGGCCCCTGGCTTGGGGGCAGCCTTACCGCCGGGGGGAATTGCATCGTTGAGGCCAATCGTAATTTACCATCAGGGATATGGGGGGAGTTTAGAAGGCACGTGCGCGATTTTTATAAAAAGGAACCGGGATACGATACTGCGCTAAACGCCGCGTTAAAGTTTGAACCATACACCGGTTCAGCCATCTTAAAAAAGATAACCGATACCGTAAAACGCCTTACCGTTAAAACAAAAACGCCCTGGACGGCGATCAAAAAAAATGGCGACGGCTGGGAGGTGACGATTACCGAGGATGGCAAGCCCGTTATTGTAAAAGCAAGCGTAGTGATTGATGCTACCGAAACGGGCGATGTTGCCGCGAAAGCGGGAGTTAAGTTTGATGTAGGTTTTGAAAGTAATAAAACCACCGGCGAAGCCCTTGCACCCAATGAGGCCTCGCCGCTGATACAGGAAATTACCTGGATAGCTATTTTAAAGGATTATGGCCGCGCTGCCGACCGCACAATACCCAAGCCGGAAGGATATAATGCTGCCGATTACGCTTGCCTGAAAAGCAAAGACATTAAAAAAATGCTTGCCGATGGCAGGCTGCCCAACGACAAATACATGATTAAGTGGGGCGAATGCGCCAACAGTTTCCCGGTTACTATGGAACAACTGGAACCGGAGCAGCGCGATGCCTTTTATAAAAAGGCAAAACTGAAAACACTGGGGCTGATCTATTATATGGAAACCGAATTGGGCCTCAAAAACCTGAGCCTTGATTTCCAGGAATTTGGCACGCCCGACAAGTTGCCTTACATCCCATACATGCGCGAGGCGCGCCGTGCCAAGGGCTTGATCCGGATGTCGTTGAATGATATTTATACGCCCTACGATAATGCGTCCAAGCTATACCGTACATCTATCGCCGTTGGCGATGCCAGTCCGGGTCAGCATTATGCCGCGGGGAGCAATGCACCTAAAACTAATTACCCGCCGATGCCCGGTTATAGTATACCCATGGGAGCCGTGGTGATTAAAGAGCTTGATAATTTGCTGGTTACCGAGAAGGCCATGTCTACTACGCACCTCACCAACGCGAGCACCTTCTATCCTTCTGTGCAAATGACATTGGGGCAGGGCGCGGGTACTATTGCCGCTTATTGCGCATTTTTTAAAACCACCACAAAAAATTTGCAGGTGCGTAAAATACAAACCGAACTACTGGACTATAAAGGCTACTTGATGCCCTTTGTGGATATAGATCCTAAGGATGTCTATTTCAGGTCGATACAGCAGGTCGGTGCAACCGGTATGCTGAGAGGCGTACAAAAAGTGAATGGAAAAACAAGCGCGGTATATTTTTTGCCCGATTCGGCGGTAAAAACCAGCGAGATCAAACCCATTATGCTCGATCTTTATACCCGGTCGTTTTTATGGTACAATAAAAACAAACCCGGCGAACTGTTTACGGTTGGCAACCTGCTATCTTTTATCAGCGAAATGACCTTAGCCGATCCCGAAAACCTGGAGCATAAAATGAAAGCCGCCTGGAAAACAACCTATAAATTTACATCAGACTTTGACACCAAAAGGCCAGTTACCCGCCGCGAGTTTGCTGTTTTAACCAACAAGTTTATCAATCCGTTTGCACGGATGGTAGATATAACCGGGAGATTTGTGAATTAATAAACATCCAAAGGTTGATTATGATGGGTATAGTTAGCGGTGGCATTTATGCGATTAGCTCTCCCCGGAGGGCGCGCCTGATATCTTTTTGGATAATAGGGCTGGGCGTTATTAATTAAAAACGTCATTCCGATGAGGTACGAAGAGGAATCTTCTGCACGCGACCGGTTTGCTGCAGGCTTATCGCTCGTAAAAGGTCCCTCATTCTTCGGGATGACATAGCTGGGATGGTTCAAAAATTTTTTTCCAGCACCGATTAAATATCTAATAACAAAATCGGCCTTGCTGTTCATCTCAACAAGGCCGATTTCATCTCTTCTGCACGCACCTGGTTTGCTACAGGCTTATCGCTCGCAAAAGGTCCCTCATTCTTCGGGATGACATAACTGGGATGGTCCAAAAACTTGTACCAGCACCGATTAAAACATCCAATAACAAAATCGGCCTTGCTGTTCATCTCAAGAAGGCCGATTTATCTCTTCTGCACGCACCTGGTTTGCTACAGGCTTATCGCTCGCAAAAGGTCCCTCATTCTTCGGGATGACATAACTGGGATGGTCCAAAACTTGTACCAGCATCGATTAAAACATCCAATAACAAAATCGGCCTTGCTGATCATCTCAACAAGGCCGATTTTATCAATTAAAAAATCCTATTTTTTTGCCTCTGCGGGTACGCCAAAGTTTTTTTTCCTGGTTTCCAAAAACAAAGCGCCAATCAACACCAATACCAGGATAATGGAGCTTGCCATCGAAATCTTCTCGCCGGTAT
Proteins encoded in this window:
- a CDS encoding DNA-formamidopyrimidine glycosylase family protein — translated: MPEGPSIVILKELVQPFKGKTVEKAAGNSTKLDTGKLAGQTITDFKSWGKNFFICFDQFSIRIHLMLFGSYRINEHKDSPARLSLQFDDGELNFYTCIAELIEQPLDDLYDWSADIMNPAWDVAKALSKMKAQPNMLACDALMDQHLFAGVGNIIKNEVLFRIRLHPLSKLGKIPDEKLEEMAQEAAIYGFEFLKWKKEFTLKKHWLAHTKKICPRDDVPFIKDKLGKSNRRCFYCEVCMVRYQ
- a CDS encoding YfiT family bacillithiol transferase, yielding MSTALDPAKYPIGKFTAPSSYTQQEMQAWIDDIKTLPGRLHKAVMTLTEPQLDTPYRTGGWTIRQVVHHVADSHANALIRFKLALTEDNPTIKPYEEADWALLADYRLPVEPALRMLEGLHLRWAAILEGMDEDQWNKTFYHPASGETAPLRKILGMYAWHGKHHLAHITGVKF
- a CDS encoding FAD-dependent oxidoreductase, whose product is MIKKLLLIILICGIAPVYGQTIKTDVVVIGGGASGVAAAIQAARSKVKTLLIEPGPWLGGSLTAGGNCIVEANRNLPSGIWGEFRRHVRDFYKKEPGYDTALNAALKFEPYTGSAILKKITDTVKRLTVKTKTPWTAIKKNGDGWEVTITEDGKPVIVKASVVIDATETGDVAAKAGVKFDVGFESNKTTGEALAPNEASPLIQEITWIAILKDYGRAADRTIPKPEGYNAADYACLKSKDIKKMLADGRLPNDKYMIKWGECANSFPVTMEQLEPEQRDAFYKKAKLKTLGLIYYMETELGLKNLSLDFQEFGTPDKLPYIPYMREARRAKGLIRMSLNDIYTPYDNASKLYRTSIAVGDASPGQHYAAGSNAPKTNYPPMPGYSIPMGAVVIKELDNLLVTEKAMSTTHLTNASTFYPSVQMTLGQGAGTIAAYCAFFKTTTKNLQVRKIQTELLDYKGYLMPFVDIDPKDVYFRSIQQVGATGMLRGVQKVNGKTSAVYFLPDSAVKTSEIKPIMLDLYTRSFLWYNKNKPGELFTVGNLLSFISEMTLADPENLEHKMKAAWKTTYKFTSDFDTKRPVTRREFAVLTNKFINPFARMVDITGRFVN